In Virgibacillus sp. NKC19-16, a single genomic region encodes these proteins:
- the holB gene encoding DNA polymerase III subunit delta' produces MKTWSEVAEVQPLASKIVTNSIKKDRISHAYLLQGARGTGKEAIALLLAKDLFCENKTGVEPCNMCNACKRIASGNHPDVHWMEPDGQSIKIEQIRDLQKEFTYSGLESNKKVYVIKGADTLTANAANRILKFLEEPSRQTTAIMLTENSQWIIPTIKSRCQVIDLKPLDPVSFQHRLIEEGMTKGNAVLMSALTNNLDDAFAWNDNEWFATARKLVVQLVRVYTNNPEDVFLFIHNHWVNHFKERNEQEQGLDLLLLAFKDILYYHIGNEDSMVFFAPQNEMLEKAAMTFSQEKLVTVLNAILQAKRNLKQNVHPTLVIEQLTLHIQR; encoded by the coding sequence ATGAAAACATGGTCTGAAGTTGCAGAGGTACAGCCTTTGGCAAGTAAAATCGTTACAAACAGCATAAAAAAAGACCGTATTTCTCATGCGTATTTACTCCAGGGAGCACGTGGTACGGGGAAAGAGGCCATTGCTTTACTACTTGCAAAGGATTTATTTTGCGAGAATAAAACAGGGGTTGAACCCTGCAACATGTGTAATGCATGTAAGCGAATTGCTTCCGGGAACCATCCAGATGTGCATTGGATGGAGCCGGATGGGCAATCGATTAAAATAGAACAGATTAGAGACTTGCAAAAGGAGTTTACTTATTCAGGCCTTGAATCCAATAAAAAAGTGTATGTGATTAAAGGTGCTGATACGTTAACAGCTAATGCCGCAAACCGCATTCTGAAGTTTTTGGAAGAACCAAGCAGACAGACGACGGCGATAATGCTGACTGAAAATAGCCAGTGGATTATACCAACGATCAAATCCCGTTGTCAGGTGATTGATCTCAAGCCGCTAGACCCAGTTTCCTTCCAGCATCGTTTAATAGAAGAAGGGATGACGAAGGGAAATGCTGTTTTAATGAGTGCGTTAACGAATAATTTGGATGATGCGTTTGCCTGGAATGACAATGAGTGGTTTGCCACAGCAAGAAAGTTAGTGGTACAATTGGTAAGAGTCTATACAAATAATCCTGAAGATGTATTTCTGTTTATTCATAATCATTGGGTGAACCATTTCAAGGAAAGAAATGAACAGGAGCAAGGATTGGATTTATTACTTCTGGCATTTAAGGATATTCTTTATTACCATATTGGAAATGAAGATTCCATGGTTTTTTTCGCACCGCAAAATGAAATGCTGGAAAAGGCAGCAATGACTTTTTCACAAGAGAAACTGGTAACGGTTTTGAATGCGATTTTGCAGGCGAAAAGAAACTTGAAGCAGAATGTTCATCCGACATTAGTGATTGAACAGCTTACACTTCATATACAGAGGTGA
- a CDS encoding PSP1 domain-containing protein, protein MIDVIGVRFKKAGKIYYFDPGTEALSASDYVVVETIRGIEFGKVVISHKQVDEEDVVLPLKKVIRKADEKDKHTVVENQENADKAFKTGSEKIKEHNLDMNLVEAEYTFDRNKIIFYFTADGRVDFRNLVKDLAAMFKTRIELRQIGVRDEAKMLGGIGPCGRMLCCSTFLGDFEPVSIKMAKDQNLSLNPAKISGLCGRLMCCLKYENDEYETAKRELPDIGQAIKTPFGNGKVAGLNILERLVQVDIPEKERQVEYTLDELIDEGILA, encoded by the coding sequence ATGATTGATGTGATTGGCGTCCGTTTTAAAAAAGCGGGTAAAATATATTATTTTGATCCAGGTACAGAGGCCCTTTCTGCAAGCGACTATGTTGTTGTGGAGACCATTCGCGGCATCGAGTTTGGAAAAGTTGTTATCAGCCATAAACAAGTCGATGAGGAAGATGTTGTCCTTCCCTTAAAGAAAGTGATTCGCAAGGCGGATGAGAAAGATAAGCATACGGTTGTGGAAAATCAGGAGAATGCAGATAAAGCCTTCAAAACCGGATCAGAGAAAATTAAAGAACATAATCTGGATATGAATCTAGTAGAGGCAGAATATACATTTGATCGTAATAAAATTATTTTCTATTTCACAGCGGACGGGAGAGTTGATTTCCGTAATCTGGTAAAAGATCTGGCTGCCATGTTCAAAACACGTATCGAGCTAAGGCAAATTGGTGTTCGCGATGAGGCGAAAATGCTAGGCGGAATTGGCCCATGTGGTAGAATGCTTTGTTGTTCCACGTTCTTGGGAGATTTTGAACCTGTATCTATTAAAATGGCAAAAGACCAAAACCTTTCCCTGAATCCGGCAAAAATCTCCGGGTTATGTGGTCGCTTGATGTGCTGCTTGAAATACGAAAATGATGAATATGAAACAGCGAAGCGTGAATTACCGGATATTGGCCAGGCTATTAAGACGCCATTCGGTAATGGAAAAGTAGCAGGGCTAAACATCCTTGAACGACTCGTCCAAGTCGATATCCCAGAAAAAGAACGCCAAGTTGAGTATACATTAGATGAGCTAATCGATGAAGGCATTTTAGCTTAG
- the yabA gene encoding DNA replication initiation control protein YabA produces the protein MNNRQIFDQVSDMEQRIGELYEQLGDLKGQLSNLLEENHRLAMENHNLRKHLDHPEEDDEAREGSNEKSPSKTIPGEGYDNLARLYEEGFHICNLEFGSPRQNADCIFCLDLFNRTK, from the coding sequence GTGAATAACAGACAAATATTTGATCAAGTTTCGGATATGGAACAGAGAATTGGGGAATTATATGAGCAACTTGGTGATTTGAAGGGACAATTGAGTAATTTGTTGGAAGAAAATCATCGCCTTGCTATGGAAAACCATAATTTGCGAAAACATTTGGATCATCCTGAGGAAGATGATGAAGCAAGAGAAGGATCCAATGAAAAGAGCCCTTCTAAGACAATTCCTGGTGAAGGCTATGATAATCTAGCCAGGTTGTATGAAGAAGGCTTTCATATCTGTAATCTGGAATTCGGTAGTCCAAGGCAAAATGCGGATTGCATATTCTGTCTTGATTTATTTAATAGAACCAAATAA
- a CDS encoding tRNA1(Val) (adenine(37)-N6)-methyltransferase, with protein MVQLYDDERLDYALADESMKIIQSPTAFSFSLDAVLLAHFAYVPIKRGRILDLCTGNGIIPLLLAKRTNAHITGVEIQERIFSMAKRNVSMNELNGQLEMIHGDLKEMQTVLGQSSFDVVTCNPPYFRTPNDTELNHNEYLTIARHEVFATLEDVVKACKLHVRPGGKVAMVHRPGRLVDIITLFRKYKLEPKRLQFIYPKEGKDANMLLVEGIRDGKADLKILPPLYIYKADGTYTEEAEGIIYDRT; from the coding sequence ATGGTACAGCTATATGATGACGAACGACTTGATTATGCATTAGCAGATGAAAGCATGAAGATTATTCAAAGCCCAACAGCATTCTCCTTTTCGCTTGATGCGGTATTGCTTGCACATTTTGCCTATGTACCGATAAAACGAGGAAGGATTTTGGATTTATGTACCGGAAACGGTATTATTCCACTGTTGCTGGCGAAGCGGACAAACGCTCACATAACGGGTGTCGAAATTCAAGAACGTATTTTTAGTATGGCGAAGAGAAATGTAAGCATGAATGAGCTAAACGGACAATTAGAAATGATCCACGGGGATTTAAAGGAAATGCAGACGGTTTTAGGACAGAGTAGTTTTGATGTGGTGACATGCAATCCGCCCTATTTTCGTACACCAAACGATACGGAGCTTAATCATAATGAATATTTGACAATCGCCAGACATGAGGTTTTCGCTACCCTGGAAGATGTTGTGAAAGCTTGTAAATTACATGTTCGACCCGGCGGGAAGGTTGCGATGGTGCACCGTCCGGGGAGATTGGTTGATATTATTACGCTTTTTCGGAAATATAAACTGGAGCCAAAACGCTTGCAGTTTATTTATCCCAAGGAAGGCAAAGATGCTAACATGTTATTAGTGGAAGGCATTCGTGATGGGAAAGCAGATTTAAAAATTTTACCTCCGCTCTATATTTACAAGGCGGATGGAACCTATACAGAAGAGGCAGAGGGTATTATCTATGACAGAACATGA
- a CDS encoding GIY-YIG nuclease family protein, producing MTEHEHTVYILKCGDNSLYTGYTNDLENRLNKHKEGNGAKYTRGRGPFQVVFVEKFSSKEEAMQREYQIKQLSRNEKFKLIRDRLKEVMQSEHTEKL from the coding sequence ATGACAGAACATGAACATACGGTTTATATACTTAAATGTGGCGATAATTCGTTATATACGGGGTATACGAATGATTTAGAGAACCGCTTGAACAAGCACAAAGAAGGAAATGGTGCAAAGTATACCCGTGGACGAGGGCCTTTTCAGGTTGTCTTTGTGGAGAAATTTTCAAGCAAAGAAGAAGCAATGCAGAGGGAATACCAGATCAAACAACTTTCCCGAAACGAGAAATTTAAGTTAATTCGGGACAGGCTGAAAGAAGTGATGCAGAGTGAACATACAGAAAAGCTTTGA
- the rsmI gene encoding 16S rRNA (cytidine(1402)-2'-O)-methyltransferase has translation MNIQKSFDDEMNGVIYVVPTPIGNLEDITYRSLKILGSVSIIAAEDTRNTKNLLNHFDIATPLISYHEHNKLAREGQLLERVENGESIAIVSDAGMPAISDPGYELVQAATSRDQSVVVLPGANAALCALVGSGLPPAEFYFYGFLPRKKKDKIEALHRLKATQATLLFYESPYRLKDTLNVMNEQLGNRQVVIARELTKRFEEYVRGSMEELISWAQENELKGEFCVVVEGAPSSDLEEQGNALWWSHLSVIEHVNYYMEERNLSSKEAIKQASVDRKLLKRDVYRAYHVGT, from the coding sequence GTGAACATACAGAAAAGCTTTGACGATGAGATGAATGGCGTGATATATGTTGTTCCAACACCGATCGGGAATTTGGAGGATATTACGTATCGCTCCTTAAAAATATTGGGATCTGTATCGATTATTGCTGCAGAGGATACGAGAAACACGAAAAACCTGCTCAATCATTTTGACATCGCGACACCCTTGATCAGCTATCATGAGCATAATAAGCTGGCGCGTGAGGGGCAGTTATTGGAGAGAGTCGAAAACGGCGAATCAATTGCTATTGTCAGTGATGCGGGCATGCCGGCAATCTCTGATCCGGGCTATGAGTTGGTGCAAGCTGCTACCAGCAGGGATCAGTCTGTTGTTGTCTTGCCGGGGGCGAATGCAGCCTTATGTGCGTTAGTTGGATCCGGACTGCCGCCTGCGGAGTTTTACTTTTACGGTTTTTTGCCACGAAAAAAGAAGGACAAAATAGAAGCATTACATCGGTTGAAAGCAACTCAGGCGACGTTGCTGTTTTACGAATCACCTTATCGCCTGAAGGATACGTTAAATGTAATGAATGAGCAGCTTGGTAATCGTCAAGTTGTGATTGCGCGTGAATTGACGAAACGGTTTGAAGAATATGTTCGTGGATCAATGGAAGAACTTATTTCCTGGGCTCAAGAAAACGAGCTCAAAGGTGAATTTTGCGTCGTTGTTGAAGGGGCTCCTTCTTCTGATCTGGAAGAGCAAGGTAATGCGCTGTGGTGGAGCCATTTGTCGGTGATTGAACATGTGAATTACTATATGGAAGAGCGTAATTTATCCAGTAAAGAGGCGATTAAGCAAGCTTCGGTGGATAGGAAGTTGCTGAAACGGGATGTTTATCGGGCTTATCATGTCGGGACATAG
- a CDS encoding MarR family winged helix-turn-helix transcriptional regulator, whose product MNDNELFTNWINLTKYHDRLLKAMDYSLHHQFQLGINEFYLLYFLAQTDEKKMRLSDLLPKVGLSHSALSRLVSRMEKYRGESLVERKTDEEDKRSIDVLLSEEGERLAEEMLSLLNSTLSKQLSEKDINRIKELFD is encoded by the coding sequence ATGAACGATAATGAATTGTTTACAAACTGGATTAACCTTACAAAATATCATGATCGCCTATTGAAAGCTATGGACTATTCGTTACACCATCAATTTCAATTAGGTATTAATGAATTTTATTTATTATACTTCCTTGCACAAACCGACGAAAAGAAAATGCGTCTATCAGATCTGCTCCCAAAGGTCGGTCTGAGTCATAGCGCATTGTCTCGATTAGTATCAAGGATGGAAAAATATCGGGGAGAGTCATTGGTCGAGCGTAAGACCGATGAGGAAGATAAACGCTCTATTGATGTTTTACTTTCAGAAGAAGGGGAACGACTAGCAGAGGAAATGTTGTCGTTGCTTAATAGCACGCTGAGTAAACAGTTAAGCGAAAAAGACATTAATAGGATTAAGGAGTTATTTGATTAG
- a CDS encoding NADH:flavin oxidoreductase/NADH oxidase, which yields MNNLLTPYSIKNLELKNRIVMSPMCQYSVDKEDGAPNNWHFVHYVSRAVGGTGLIIMEMTSVTPEGRITNGGLGLWSDHQIPEYQRIISEIHKHGAKVGIQIAHAGRKAEDATQPVGASDIPVEVLPEETMNGELKSPRTLTTREVQETVQQFKEATERAVKAGFDTIELHGAHGYLLHQFMSPSINNRADEYGKDLALFGEEVVRAVKSAMPKTMPLIMRMSAIEYVDDGYDLSHSIKMANRFKEAGVDLFHVSSGGEGPPGKSKPKNTPGYQVPFAREFKKQLGLPVIAVGKLSDPALAEATISNGDAELVAIARGMLNDPYWGLHAEKALSRKVNPPFQYARGIR from the coding sequence ATGAATAATTTACTCACCCCCTATTCCATCAAAAATTTAGAGTTAAAAAACCGCATCGTCATGTCACCGATGTGCCAGTATTCCGTTGACAAAGAAGATGGTGCTCCAAACAATTGGCATTTCGTACATTACGTTTCTAGAGCTGTCGGTGGAACAGGGTTAATTATCATGGAAATGACGAGTGTAACACCCGAGGGCCGAATTACTAATGGTGGCCTAGGTCTTTGGTCAGACCATCAAATTCCAGAATACCAACGAATCATCAGTGAGATTCACAAACACGGCGCTAAGGTCGGTATTCAAATTGCACATGCTGGACGCAAAGCTGAAGATGCCACCCAGCCTGTTGGTGCTTCCGACATTCCTGTAGAGGTTCTGCCGGAAGAAACGATGAATGGTGAACTTAAATCCCCAAGAACTTTAACTACACGAGAAGTTCAAGAAACCGTTCAACAGTTTAAAGAAGCTACGGAACGAGCTGTTAAAGCAGGGTTTGACACGATTGAGTTACATGGTGCTCACGGTTATCTATTGCATCAATTTATGTCACCAAGCATCAACAACCGCGCCGATGAATATGGAAAAGACTTAGCGCTTTTTGGAGAAGAAGTGGTTAGAGCAGTTAAAAGTGCCATGCCTAAAACGATGCCTCTCATTATGCGGATGTCTGCCATTGAATACGTGGACGATGGCTATGATTTATCGCATTCGATAAAAATGGCTAACCGTTTTAAAGAAGCAGGTGTGGATCTTTTCCATGTATCCAGTGGTGGTGAAGGCCCTCCAGGAAAAAGCAAGCCAAAAAATACCCCGGGGTATCAAGTTCCTTTTGCACGTGAATTTAAAAAGCAACTAGGTCTTCCGGTTATTGCAGTTGGGAAATTAAGTGACCCTGCCCTTGCAGAAGCAACGATCTCTAATGGAGATGCTGAACTTGTGGCTATCGCACGAGGCATGCTCAATGATCCTTACTGGGGATTACACGCAGAAAAGGCATTGTCTCGTAAGGTAAATCCTCCTTTTCAATACGCAAGGGGGATACGGTAA
- a CDS encoding NAD-dependent epimerase/dehydratase family protein, with amino-acid sequence MIGNKVFITGATGYIGGSIAVKLMDLGYQVTGLVRSMDGAKKLKEIGIIPHHGDLYDYEPLMSAVKQADIVINAADAENSYAVATILTALEGTGKTFVHISGSSIVSDKAAGEYSPQVYHEETIDPSPEKIAWFSLNQMIVKAANRSIRTIVICPTLIYGEGRGIKRDSNQVPGMIRVALERGAAHHVGKGKNVWSTVHIDDLVDLFPLALENAPSGSLFFAGNGEVSFKKIAEKINETFELGTQTKSMTIDDAIGEWGAEGGHYAFSSNSRISAEKARIMLGWKPKGKPVLEDIANGYYKRIIE; translated from the coding sequence ATGATAGGTAACAAAGTGTTTATAACTGGGGCTACAGGATATATTGGTGGATCAATTGCTGTAAAATTAATGGATTTAGGTTATCAAGTAACAGGGTTAGTCAGATCAATGGATGGTGCAAAAAAATTAAAAGAGATAGGGATCATTCCACACCATGGCGACTTATATGATTATGAACCATTAATGTCTGCAGTTAAACAGGCTGATATTGTTATTAATGCTGCGGATGCAGAGAACTCTTATGCAGTAGCTACTATTCTTACGGCCTTAGAAGGTACTGGGAAAACATTTGTTCACATTAGTGGTTCAAGCATCGTTAGTGATAAGGCAGCTGGCGAATATAGTCCCCAGGTTTATCATGAAGAAACAATTGATCCTTCTCCTGAAAAAATAGCCTGGTTTTCCCTTAATCAGATGATAGTTAAAGCTGCAAATAGGAGTATTCGTACGATTGTCATTTGCCCTACCCTAATTTATGGAGAAGGAAGAGGAATAAAAAGGGACAGCAATCAGGTACCTGGAATGATTCGTGTTGCCCTGGAAAGGGGAGCAGCCCATCATGTTGGAAAAGGTAAAAATGTATGGTCCACTGTTCATATTGATGACCTTGTAGACCTTTTTCCATTAGCATTGGAAAATGCCCCCTCAGGGTCGCTTTTCTTCGCTGGAAATGGTGAGGTATCCTTTAAAAAGATCGCCGAAAAGATAAACGAAACTTTTGAATTAGGAACACAAACAAAAAGCATGACCATAGACGATGCTATCGGCGAATGGGGAGCAGAGGGAGGACATTACGCTTTTAGTTCCAATAGCAGGATAAGTGCTGAAAAAGCTAGGATAATGCTTGGATGGAAGCCAAAAGGTAAACCAGTATTAGAGGACATAGCGAACGGCTATTACAAAAGAATAATTGAGTGA
- a CDS encoding AbrB/MazE/SpoVT family DNA-binding domain-containing protein, whose product MKSTGIVRKVDELGRVVIPIELRRTLDIHEKDAMEIYVDNENIVFKKYKPSMTCQITGQTSDDNLSFANGNLVLSPEGAEELIEEIQSRLSR is encoded by the coding sequence ATGAAATCTACTGGAATTGTACGAAAAGTCGATGAACTTGGACGTGTTGTCATACCAATTGAACTACGCCGCACACTTGACATTCACGAGAAAGATGCAATGGAGATTTATGTCGATAATGAAAATATTGTTTTCAAAAAATACAAACCAAGTATGACATGCCAAATTACCGGCCAAACGTCTGATGATAACTTATCATTTGCAAATGGAAACCTTGTACTCAGCCCAGAAGGAGCAGAGGAGTTAATTGAGGAAATTCAGTCGCGGTTGAGTAGGTGA
- the metG gene encoding methionine--tRNA ligase produces MPKNEKTFYITTPIYYPSGNLHIGHAYSTVAGDAIARYKRMRGYDVMYLTGTDEHGQKIQRKAEENDMEPQVYVDGIVSGIQDLWEKLKISNDDFIRTTEERHKKVVQKIFDQLVKQGDIYLDEYEGWYCTSDEAFFTERQLEDGHCPDCGKPVEKVKEESYFFRMSKYVDRLVQFYDDNPGFIQPESRKNEMLNNFIKPGLEDLAVSRTTFDWGIKVPGDPKHVIYVWIDALSNYITALGYGTDNPKKFEKYWPADVHLMSKEIVRFHTIYWPIMLMALDLPLPKKVFAHGWILMKDGKMSKSKGNVVDPVKLTDRYGLDALRYYLLREVPFGSDGVFTPEGFVERTNYDLANDLGNLLNRTVAMIEKYFDGEIPAYRPSEAAVDEELEQFSKETIEKVEDALENMQFSVALSSLWQFISRTNKYIDETHPWVLAKDKGQKERLGNVMAHLAESLRKASVMLQPFLTEAPAEIFRQLNVTDDSLKEWDSVYADGQIKVGTRVQKGDPIFPRLDVEKEVETIKAMMQNTSEEPAKKEVPEQKEQIAFDDFMKLDMRVAEVIQAEKMKKADKLLQLQLDIGTEKRQVISGIAEHYKPEDLVGKKVICVTNLKPVKLRGKLSEGMVLSGEDESGKLALASVEQTLANGSVVK; encoded by the coding sequence ATGCCCAAAAATGAGAAAACATTCTACATAACAACACCGATTTATTATCCGAGTGGAAATTTGCATATTGGACATGCATATTCAACCGTTGCAGGTGACGCGATTGCGAGATATAAACGTATGCGTGGCTATGATGTCATGTACTTGACCGGGACCGATGAACATGGCCAGAAAATTCAACGGAAAGCTGAAGAAAACGACATGGAGCCGCAAGTTTATGTAGACGGGATTGTCAGTGGTATTCAGGATCTGTGGGAAAAACTTAAAATATCAAATGATGATTTTATACGTACAACCGAGGAACGCCATAAAAAGGTAGTTCAAAAGATCTTTGATCAGCTCGTGAAGCAAGGCGATATTTATCTTGATGAATACGAAGGCTGGTATTGTACATCAGATGAGGCCTTTTTTACAGAGCGTCAGTTGGAGGACGGACATTGCCCGGATTGCGGGAAGCCTGTTGAAAAGGTAAAAGAAGAATCCTATTTCTTTAGAATGAGTAAATATGTAGACAGACTTGTTCAGTTTTATGACGATAACCCTGGTTTTATTCAACCGGAAAGCCGCAAAAACGAAATGCTGAATAATTTTATAAAGCCTGGTCTGGAGGACTTGGCTGTATCTCGTACAACGTTTGACTGGGGAATTAAAGTCCCAGGGGATCCGAAGCACGTTATTTATGTGTGGATCGATGCGCTAAGTAATTATATTACAGCACTTGGGTATGGTACCGACAATCCGAAGAAATTCGAAAAATATTGGCCGGCCGACGTGCATTTAATGAGTAAGGAAATTGTTCGTTTCCATACGATTTATTGGCCAATTATGCTCATGGCACTTGATTTGCCATTACCGAAAAAGGTATTCGCACATGGATGGATTCTGATGAAGGACGGTAAAATGTCTAAATCAAAAGGAAATGTCGTTGACCCGGTTAAGCTCACAGATCGTTATGGTCTAGATGCGTTGCGCTACTACTTACTCCGAGAAGTTCCATTCGGATCAGATGGAGTATTTACCCCGGAAGGATTCGTTGAGCGTACCAATTATGACTTGGCAAATGACCTTGGGAATTTGTTAAATCGAACGGTAGCCATGATTGAAAAATATTTTGATGGGGAAATACCTGCATATCGCCCTTCCGAGGCAGCGGTGGACGAGGAGTTAGAGCAATTTTCCAAAGAAACGATTGAAAAAGTGGAAGACGCGCTTGAAAACATGCAATTCTCTGTTGCGCTATCATCGCTCTGGCAATTCATCAGCCGTACAAATAAATATATTGATGAAACGCATCCTTGGGTTCTAGCAAAAGATAAAGGTCAAAAAGAGCGTCTCGGAAACGTGATGGCCCATCTTGCTGAATCCTTGCGCAAAGCTTCTGTTATGCTTCAGCCATTTTTAACAGAAGCACCTGCAGAGATATTCAGGCAATTGAATGTTACTGATGATTCGCTAAAAGAATGGGATAGTGTGTATGCAGACGGGCAAATTAAAGTAGGAACCCGCGTCCAAAAAGGTGACCCTATTTTCCCGCGACTGGATGTGGAAAAGGAAGTTGAAACCATTAAAGCAATGATGCAAAACACGTCAGAGGAACCTGCTAAGAAAGAGGTACCTGAGCAAAAAGAACAAATTGCCTTTGATGATTTCATGAAGCTGGATATGCGTGTAGCGGAAGTCATTCAAGCCGAAAAAATGAAAAAGGCTGACAAGTTGCTGCAATTGCAGCTTGATATCGGAACAGAGAAGCGCCAAGTCATTTCTGGGATCGCAGAACATTACAAACCTGAAGACTTAGTTGGTAAAAAGGTCATCTGTGTAACCAATTTAAAACCTGTAAAACTACGCGGCAAACTATCTGAAGGAATGGTTCTCAGCGGCGAAGATGAGTCCGGGAAACTCGCACTAGCCTCTGTTGAGCAAACGCTTGCGAATGGCTCTGTTGTGAAGTAA
- a CDS encoding TatD family hydrolase: MLFDTHVHLNARQFFEDRDATIQRAFDVGVSYMVVVGFDRETIPLAIEIAETNETIYAAVGWHPVDAVDMTDEDLDWIEELSAHPKVVAIGEMGLDYHWDKSPKDIQKEVFRKQIRLAKKVNMPITIHNREATTDIIEILQEENAKEVGGIMHCYNDSVDYVQACLDMNFYISLGGPVTFKNATMPKEVAVQVPLDRLLVETDAPFLAPHPNRGKRNEPAYVKLVAEKIAELREMTFEEISDITTKNAFSLFEIERS; encoded by the coding sequence ATGCTTTTTGATACACATGTACATTTAAATGCGAGGCAATTTTTCGAAGACCGCGATGCGACGATTCAGCGTGCATTTGACGTAGGTGTCAGCTATATGGTAGTCGTTGGTTTTGACAGGGAAACGATTCCCTTAGCCATAGAAATCGCTGAGACTAATGAGACGATTTATGCGGCTGTCGGTTGGCACCCGGTTGATGCGGTGGATATGACAGATGAGGATCTGGATTGGATTGAAGAACTGTCCGCGCATCCGAAAGTAGTTGCAATCGGTGAAATGGGATTAGATTATCATTGGGACAAATCGCCGAAAGACATACAAAAAGAAGTGTTCCGCAAGCAAATCCGTCTTGCCAAAAAAGTGAACATGCCGATTACGATTCATAACCGGGAGGCAACCACAGATATCATCGAAATCCTACAAGAAGAAAATGCCAAGGAAGTAGGCGGTATCATGCATTGCTACAATGATTCGGTGGACTACGTACAGGCATGTCTGGATATGAATTTCTATATTTCACTTGGTGGCCCGGTAACCTTTAAAAATGCAACAATGCCAAAGGAAGTTGCCGTCCAAGTCCCGCTGGATCGATTGCTTGTGGAAACGGACGCGCCATTCCTAGCACCACATCCGAATCGGGGTAAGCGGAACGAACCCGCATATGTGAAACTGGTAGCAGAAAAAATTGCAGAATTAAGGGAAATGACATTCGAGGAAATTAGTGACATTACGACAAAAAATGCATTTTCGCTGTTTGAAATTGAGCGATCTTGA